A part of Flavobacteriaceae bacterium GSB9 genomic DNA contains:
- a CDS encoding glycosyltransferase — translation MKKLTIISHTEHYKTTEGQLVGFGATVTEINGLLEVFDKIVHVAVLYDQAPPLSALPYRSKAIRLVALPRVGGKSISDKLKVMWNAPKILSIIHNSLKGSTHFQFRAPTGMGVYVIPYLVFFSSKKGWFKYAGNWKQKHAPLAYQFQRWVLKQQHRKVTINGNWPNQPKHCLSFENPCLTNEELATGKITRNTKDVSTGKRTLCFVGRMEAAKGIELLIESLLSLNPLDKDLIDTIHFIGQGEGIDNYKQRLAESGMSFTFHGTLPRNSVHHIYKSSHFLILPSQSEGFPKVVSEALNYGCVPVVSNVSAIGQYITHGKQGVLLNRLTTRNLTQRLQFCLQMDANQFKACIHQPEPFYEQFTYAHYNNRIFNEVLKADI, via the coding sequence ATGAAAAAATTGACTATAATTTCACATACCGAACATTATAAAACAACCGAAGGTCAATTGGTTGGTTTTGGTGCTACAGTAACGGAGATTAATGGTTTGTTGGAGGTGTTTGATAAGATTGTGCATGTTGCTGTATTATATGATCAAGCACCCCCACTTAGTGCTTTGCCTTACAGGTCTAAAGCCATTCGTTTAGTAGCCTTACCAAGAGTGGGCGGCAAAAGTATATCGGATAAATTGAAAGTGATGTGGAACGCCCCCAAAATACTTAGTATAATTCATAATAGCTTAAAAGGGAGTACCCATTTTCAGTTTCGGGCACCGACAGGTATGGGAGTATACGTTATTCCTTACCTAGTCTTTTTCAGCTCAAAAAAAGGTTGGTTTAAATATGCTGGTAATTGGAAGCAGAAACATGCACCCTTAGCGTATCAGTTTCAACGCTGGGTATTAAAACAGCAACACCGAAAAGTAACAATTAATGGCAATTGGCCTAATCAACCCAAACATTGTTTGTCTTTTGAAAATCCTTGCCTTACGAATGAAGAGTTAGCGACAGGTAAGATAACTAGAAATACAAAAGACGTATCGACCGGAAAAAGAACGCTGTGCTTTGTGGGGCGCATGGAAGCTGCAAAAGGTATTGAACTGCTTATAGAGAGTTTGTTGAGCTTGAATCCATTGGACAAGGACTTAATTGATACAATCCATTTTATAGGACAGGGGGAAGGCATAGATAATTACAAACAGCGGTTGGCCGAATCTGGCATGTCGTTTACGTTTCATGGCACCTTACCTAGAAATTCGGTACATCATATTTATAAATCAAGTCATTTTTTGATATTGCCTTCTCAATCAGAAGGTTTTCCTAAAGTGGTTTCAGAAGCCCTGAATTATGGCTGTGTGCCCGTAGTCTCCAATGTGTCGGCTATTGGTCAGTATATTACGCATGGGAAGCAGGGAGTCTTGTTAAACCGTTTAACAACTCGTAATTTAACACAACGTTTGCAATTTTGTTTGCAGATGGATGCTAATCAGTTCAAGGCATGTATTCATCAGCCCGAGCCGTTTTACGAACAATTTACCTATGCCCATTACAACAACCGTATCTTTAATGAGGTTTTAAAAGCCGATATATAA
- a CDS encoding O-antigen ligase family protein: MFKDKYIRNIVLHVCIGMLIYYNEGLSKFYFFGLVSFFFFKIIRAQKSDKTLEILKACTYVLAAEVLLRMTKGSLLYEASKYLVIVFSIIGLFHKGFKLKATSYVIYIVLLIPGIYVSLYLLDISYNIRKAVAFNLSGPVCLGLSALFCMGVSVTKRQLEQIINYGIYPLLSTVVYIVFYTPNVADLAWNTESNFAASGGFGPNQVATVLGLGVFFATVKFFNYSKTPLLRYVNLGLILLFSFRAMLTFSRGGVFTAMIMILCFLFFEYKTMDKRTRSNMFMSLFLFIGIIIATWVYSSVQTSGLIEKRYANENAMGEEKEDITTGRVSIFMEEVEAFVSSPFLGVGVGRVKDIRFQETGIHAASHNEMSRILSEHGLLGIVAFAILLLVPLFFRIGDRSNTLFFSFYFFWFLTINHSAMRIAAPAFIYALSLLHVTYDKPRLKKKLANR; encoded by the coding sequence GTGTTTAAAGATAAATACATTAGAAATATAGTGCTGCATGTGTGTATCGGGATGCTTATTTATTATAACGAGGGGTTGTCGAAGTTTTATTTTTTTGGCCTAGTGTCCTTTTTTTTCTTTAAAATTATAAGAGCGCAAAAGTCCGACAAAACCTTAGAGATTTTAAAAGCCTGCACTTATGTATTGGCCGCCGAAGTGTTGTTGCGAATGACTAAGGGGAGCTTGCTTTATGAGGCCAGTAAGTATTTAGTGATTGTTTTTTCTATAATAGGGCTGTTTCATAAAGGGTTTAAGTTGAAAGCAACGTCATATGTAATCTATATTGTGTTGTTGATTCCCGGTATCTATGTGTCGTTATACCTTTTGGATATTAGCTACAATATCAGGAAAGCAGTAGCCTTTAATTTAAGTGGTCCGGTATGTTTGGGCTTATCTGCTTTGTTTTGCATGGGGGTTTCGGTGACCAAACGTCAGTTGGAGCAAATTATTAACTACGGAATTTATCCGCTATTGAGTACCGTGGTTTATATTGTGTTTTACACGCCCAATGTGGCAGACTTAGCCTGGAATACAGAGTCTAATTTTGCAGCATCAGGAGGCTTTGGACCAAATCAAGTGGCAACTGTATTGGGTTTAGGCGTTTTTTTCGCTACGGTGAAGTTTTTTAATTATAGTAAAACGCCGCTGTTGCGCTATGTGAATTTAGGTCTTATTCTTTTGTTTTCGTTTCGCGCCATGTTAACCTTTAGTCGTGGTGGTGTATTTACGGCCATGATTATGATTCTTTGTTTTTTATTTTTTGAATATAAAACCATGGATAAGCGAACAAGAAGCAACATGTTTATGTCGCTCTTTTTGTTTATTGGCATTATTATAGCTACATGGGTGTACTCTTCGGTGCAAACTAGCGGACTTATCGAAAAACGTTATGCTAATGAGAACGCTATGGGCGAAGAGAAGGAAGATATCACTACGGGGCGGGTTTCAATATTTATGGAAGAAGTGGAAGCTTTTGTAAGTAGTCCTTTTTTAGGTGTAGGCGTTGGGCGTGTTAAAGACATACGGTTTCAAGAAACTGGCATTCATGCGGCATCGCATAACGAAATGAGTAGAATTCTATCAGAACATGGGCTACTGGGCATTGTGGCCTTTGCGATATTGTTATTGGTACCTTTGTTTTTTAGGATAGGTGATAGGAGCAATACCTTATTTTTTTCGTTCTATTTTTTCTGGTTTCTAACTATCAACCATTCGGCAATGCGTATTGCTGCTCCGGCGTTTATATATGCGCTTAGTTTATTGCACGTAACATATGACAAACCTCGGTTAAAAAAGAAATTAGCTAATCGTTAA
- a CDS encoding sugar transferase encodes MSKNSIHFNISERKILLRVLDMVSILAVLYFVGNTFHFDYFTITKVNWRWVFVLVLYISVFGTIFELYDLQKSSKLEKIATSIVFTVSTTVLFYFLTPFFTPVLPDNRLQILFFYFSILVALFLWRWAYISFIVSPRFYKRVLIIGETSNIETIIETFKRSDPNYKIVGFVNCELNKQSPVKFKGVPEYSPKQIREVVNKENLSEIVVASYSTENITSEIYYILIKLLEEGFPINEYTQVYEDLTQRIPVQFVGKDFYRYFPFSRNNQNKLYLFFHRFFDVLVSILGLVIGLAFLPIVLLGNLLANRGPLLYKQERVGKNGKVFNIVKFRSMVINAEPSGAKWATKGDVRVTPFGKFLRHSRLDEIPQFINILKGEMSLIGPRPERPVFVKELSKMLPFYETRHMVKPGLTGWAQVKTRYGSSVDDSLLKLQYDLYYIKHRGFFLDTNILVKTLTTVIFFRGQ; translated from the coding sequence ATGTCCAAGAACAGTATTCACTTTAATATATCGGAGCGTAAAATCCTGTTACGTGTTTTGGATATGGTTTCGATACTTGCTGTGCTTTACTTTGTGGGCAACACATTTCATTTTGATTATTTTACAATTACCAAGGTAAACTGGAGGTGGGTATTTGTACTTGTTTTATACATATCAGTATTTGGCACCATTTTCGAATTATACGATTTACAAAAGTCCAGTAAACTGGAAAAAATAGCAACAAGTATTGTGTTTACGGTATCAACAACCGTTCTGTTCTATTTTTTAACGCCATTTTTTACACCAGTTTTACCCGATAACCGTTTACAGATTCTCTTCTTTTATTTTTCAATTTTAGTAGCGTTGTTTTTGTGGCGTTGGGCCTATATTTCATTTATTGTATCGCCTCGGTTTTACAAAAGAGTACTAATTATTGGCGAAACATCGAATATCGAAACCATCATAGAAACGTTTAAACGTTCAGACCCGAATTACAAAATAGTGGGGTTTGTGAATTGCGAACTCAATAAGCAGTCGCCTGTTAAATTTAAAGGTGTTCCCGAGTATAGTCCAAAACAGATTCGTGAGGTCGTTAATAAGGAAAATTTATCTGAAATTGTAGTGGCTAGCTATAGTACAGAAAACATTACTTCTGAAATTTACTATATCCTTATAAAATTACTGGAAGAAGGCTTTCCTATTAATGAATACACACAGGTGTATGAAGATTTAACCCAGCGTATTCCCGTGCAGTTTGTGGGTAAGGATTTTTATAGGTATTTTCCTTTTAGCAGAAACAATCAAAATAAACTGTATTTGTTTTTTCATCGTTTTTTTGATGTTTTGGTTTCCATTCTGGGTCTTGTGATAGGTTTGGCGTTTTTGCCTATTGTACTGTTGGGAAACCTTTTGGCGAATAGAGGTCCCCTATTGTATAAGCAGGAACGGGTTGGCAAAAACGGAAAGGTTTTTAATATTGTGAAATTTCGTAGCATGGTAATAAATGCAGAGCCATCTGGAGCGAAGTGGGCCACTAAAGGCGATGTGCGGGTCACCCCGTTTGGGAAGTTTTTGAGACATTCAAGGTTAGATGAAATTCCACAATTTATAAATATCCTTAAAGGCGAAATGAGTTTAATAGGCCCCAGGCCCGAACGCCCTGTTTTTGTTAAGGAACTGTCTAAAATGCTTCCTTTTTATGAAACCCGTCATATGGTAAAACCGGGGCTAACAGGTTGGGCACAAGTAAAAACACGTTATGGCTCTTCGGTTGACGATAGTTTACTAAAATTGCAGTATGACTTGTATTACATTAAGCACCGCGGTTTTTTTCTGGATACCAATATTTTGGTAAAAACACTAACCACTGTTATTTTCTTTAGGGGACAATAA
- a CDS encoding DUF4105 domain-containing protein, with product MMKKALLFLALVFISIVAIAQKNQLSESAEISVLTVGPGTSLNDSFGHSAFRIKDPKKGIDDVYGYGEYDFDAPNFYLKFAQGKLHYLINKTNFNRFYQVYIYFNRSIKEQVLNLNQVEKQRLYNYLINNYKPENRKYLYDFFFDNCATKIKDVTLVALNDSITFYPPKNYKEASFRTLIQNNLNRNSWGSLGIDIALGSVIDRTATPEQHMFLPENIHEFFSNATIKNSNQPLVKQSQVIYTKKQVKQSQSVLTSPLFILGIVGLIIIYTTYRDYKTSTRSKWLDVLIFGITGIIGIFILLLWFATDHLGTHQNYNLLWAFALNIFVIGELFKQDISAWFIKYVKLLIILLCLLTLHWIIGVQVFAIGLIPLLLALGIRYLFLTHYFSSSQ from the coding sequence ATGATGAAAAAAGCACTACTATTTTTAGCGTTAGTTTTTATTTCCATCGTTGCCATTGCACAAAAAAACCAATTATCTGAAAGTGCCGAAATTAGCGTATTAACCGTTGGCCCGGGTACTTCCTTAAACGATTCATTTGGTCATAGCGCTTTTAGAATTAAAGACCCCAAAAAAGGAATAGACGACGTTTATGGGTATGGCGAATACGATTTTGACGCCCCCAATTTTTATTTAAAATTTGCACAAGGTAAACTCCATTACCTCATTAACAAAACAAATTTTAATAGGTTCTATCAGGTTTACATCTATTTTAACCGTTCTATAAAAGAACAGGTTTTAAACCTAAACCAAGTAGAAAAACAACGATTGTACAACTACCTCATCAACAATTACAAACCTGAAAACAGAAAGTATCTTTATGATTTCTTTTTTGATAATTGTGCTACTAAAATAAAGGATGTGACCCTAGTTGCTTTGAACGATTCTATTACCTTTTACCCTCCAAAAAATTACAAAGAAGCTAGCTTTAGAACTTTAATCCAAAACAATTTAAATAGAAATTCATGGGGCAGTTTGGGTATCGATATCGCCTTAGGCTCGGTAATTGATAGAACGGCAACCCCAGAACAACACATGTTTTTACCTGAAAACATCCACGAATTTTTCAGTAATGCCACGATTAAAAACAGCAACCAGCCATTAGTAAAACAAAGCCAGGTAATCTATACAAAAAAGCAGGTAAAACAATCCCAATCGGTTTTAACGAGTCCGTTGTTTATCTTAGGAATCGTTGGGCTGATTATAATTTATACTACCTATAGGGATTACAAAACCAGCACCCGAAGTAAATGGTTGGACGTTTTGATTTTCGGCATTACAGGCATCATCGGCATTTTTATTTTATTACTTTGGTTTGCTACCGACCACTTGGGCACACACCAAAACTACAATCTGCTTTGGGCCTTTGCGCTTAATATTTTTGTCATAGGTGAGTTATTCAAACAAGACATTAGCGCTTGGTTTATAAAATACGTAAAGCTTTTAATTATTCTGCTTTGCCTATTAACCTTACACTGGATTATTGGTGTTCAGGTTTTTGCTATTGGATTGATTCCACTACTCCTAGCATTAGGCATTAGATATTTGTTTTTAACTCACTATTTTTCTAGTAGTCAATAG
- a CDS encoding PorV/PorQ family protein: MKPYLITLLCLLSISLFGQTTRKYSNEFMNIGVDAAALGMSSAVTAHTGDVNSGYWNPAGLLKLEDNQLALMHSSYFANIANYDYAAFAMPLDQQSAVGVSLIRFAVDDILNTTQLIDEQGNINYDRISLFSTADYGLTFSYARSLPVQGLNYGVNAKVIRRIIGDFASSWGFGLDFGMQFETDNNWKFGLMARDITTTFNAWAIDEEEFKTIQDAVEGQNQELPETTEITIPKLQIGVSKLVDFNYDYTLLTSVNLNVRFEENNDIISTSAASINPALGFEFGYIDMVYLRAGMGNFQNETQFDNSEQLSFQPSLGLGFKYNGIQVDYAFTDIGDQSVALYSNVFSLKLDFSIFR, encoded by the coding sequence TTGAAACCATACCTTATCACTTTACTGTGCTTATTGTCTATTTCGCTGTTTGGGCAAACGACCAGAAAATATTCCAACGAGTTTATGAATATCGGGGTCGATGCTGCCGCTTTGGGCATGAGCAGTGCCGTAACGGCACATACCGGCGATGTAAATTCGGGATATTGGAACCCTGCCGGCCTTTTAAAGCTTGAAGACAACCAGCTCGCCTTAATGCACTCCAGTTATTTTGCCAATATTGCCAATTACGACTATGCGGCTTTTGCTATGCCATTGGACCAACAAAGTGCCGTGGGAGTTTCTTTGATTCGATTTGCTGTTGACGACATTTTAAACACCACCCAACTTATAGACGAACAAGGCAATATTAATTACGACCGAATCAGTTTATTCTCTACGGCCGATTACGGCTTAACCTTTTCGTATGCCCGCTCGCTGCCCGTTCAGGGTTTAAATTACGGTGTCAATGCAAAAGTTATCCGAAGAATCATAGGAGATTTTGCCTCATCGTGGGGGTTTGGTTTAGACTTTGGAATGCAGTTTGAAACCGATAACAATTGGAAATTTGGCCTTATGGCCAGAGATATTACCACGACGTTCAATGCTTGGGCCATTGATGAGGAAGAATTTAAAACCATACAAGATGCTGTTGAAGGCCAAAACCAAGAATTGCCCGAGACCACCGAAATTACTATTCCCAAATTGCAAATAGGCGTTTCAAAGCTGGTGGATTTTAATTACGATTACACATTATTAACCTCGGTAAATTTGAACGTTCGTTTTGAAGAGAACAACGACATCATTTCAACTTCGGCAGCAAGTATTAACCCGGCCTTAGGTTTTGAATTTGGATATATCGATATGGTTTACCTTCGTGCTGGCATGGGAAATTTCCAGAACGAAACCCAGTTTGATAATTCTGAACAGTTGAGCTTTCAACCCAGTTTAGGCTTAGGTTTTAAATATAACGGCATACAAGTTGACTATGCATTTACCGATATTGGCGACCAAAGTGTAGCTTTATACTCCAACGTATTTTCACTAAAACTCGATTTCAGTATTTTTAGATGA
- a CDS encoding CDP-alcohol phosphatidyltransferase family protein, protein MKKYIPNALTLLNLLCGCIAVIFAVNNNFVVAAFFVFLGIFFDFFDGFAARKLNVQSELGLQLDSLADVVTSGVVPGIIMFKLIGLATESGESFSSSLGWGTDFYGVTYSVSLTAFFGLAITLASAYRLAKFNIDDEQQTYFKGLPTPANALLIIALPLIIEFQNSDTINAIILNKWFLIGVTALSCYLLNANIKLFALKFKDFSFKNNAIRYVFILLCLVLLIVLQFAAIPLIILLYISMSIIYNLTSNK, encoded by the coding sequence ATGAAAAAATACATACCCAATGCCCTAACGCTGTTAAATTTATTATGCGGATGTATTGCGGTAATCTTTGCGGTAAACAATAACTTTGTAGTTGCTGCTTTCTTTGTTTTTTTAGGCATATTCTTCGATTTTTTTGATGGTTTTGCGGCACGAAAACTAAATGTACAAAGTGAATTGGGGTTGCAATTGGATTCTTTGGCCGATGTGGTTACCAGTGGGGTAGTGCCCGGAATTATAATGTTTAAGTTGATTGGGTTGGCTACAGAATCGGGGGAATCCTTCAGTTCATCCTTGGGGTGGGGCACCGATTTTTATGGCGTTACCTATAGTGTATCCCTCACAGCTTTTTTTGGTCTCGCCATAACCTTGGCTTCAGCTTATCGTTTAGCAAAATTTAATATAGACGATGAGCAGCAAACCTATTTTAAAGGTCTGCCAACGCCAGCAAATGCCTTGTTAATTATAGCGTTACCATTAATTATCGAGTTTCAAAATAGCGATACCATTAATGCCATCATTCTTAATAAATGGTTTTTAATAGGTGTAACGGCACTGAGCTGCTATTTGCTTAATGCTAACATTAAGTTGTTTGCATTAAAATTCAAGGATTTCAGTTTTAAGAACAATGCAATTCGTTACGTTTTTATTTTGTTGTGTTTGGTGTTGCTCATTGTTTTGCAGTTTGCCGCTATCCCTCTAATTATTTTACTTTACATTTCCATGTCGATTATCTACAATTTAACTTCAAATAAATAA
- a CDS encoding DUF808 domain-containing protein: MASGIFALLDDIAALMDDVVVMTKVSTKKTAGILGDDLAVNAEKATGFVSSRELPVLWAITKGSFLNKLIILPIAFLLSSFLPWAVTLILILGGVYLAFEGAEKIVEYVVPHKHDNNHTKVKNKKAGEILDVEKTKIKSAIFTDFILSIEIVIIALGTVLDKPVLFQILVVSLVAIIATVGVYGIVALIVRMDDLGYRLIKQSDNNKGLLFTLGNMLVRALPLIIKSLSVIGTIALILVAGGIFSHNIDYFHHVLESWPSFIKDFILGLAVGFATFLIVIGFKKLFKKKTKHTD; this comes from the coding sequence ATGGCTTCTGGAATTTTTGCCTTATTAGATGATATTGCTGCGCTGATGGACGATGTTGTGGTGATGACCAAAGTTTCAACAAAAAAAACCGCAGGTATTTTGGGGGACGATTTAGCTGTTAATGCCGAAAAGGCCACGGGTTTTGTATCGTCAAGAGAACTCCCTGTTTTGTGGGCCATTACCAAAGGGTCGTTTTTAAACAAGCTGATTATTTTGCCTATTGCGTTTTTGCTCAGTTCGTTCTTGCCTTGGGCGGTAACACTAATTTTAATATTAGGGGGTGTTTATTTGGCTTTTGAAGGTGCTGAAAAAATAGTTGAATATGTTGTACCCCATAAACACGACAACAACCACACTAAAGTGAAAAATAAGAAGGCAGGAGAAATTCTGGATGTTGAAAAAACAAAAATAAAGTCGGCCATATTTACCGATTTTATACTGTCCATAGAGATTGTTATCATAGCCTTAGGTACTGTTTTAGATAAACCTGTTTTGTTCCAAATACTGGTAGTCTCACTTGTTGCCATTATTGCAACGGTTGGTGTTTACGGTATTGTTGCACTTATTGTTAGGATGGACGATTTAGGCTATAGACTCATTAAACAGAGCGATAACAATAAAGGGTTGCTTTTTACTTTGGGTAATATGTTGGTTAGGGCTTTGCCGCTTATTATAAAAAGTTTATCGGTAATAGGTACCATTGCACTTATTTTGGTTGCTGGAGGGATATTTTCCCATAATATTGATTATTTCCATCATGTTTTAGAAAGTTGGCCATCGTTTATAAAAGACTTTATTTTGGGCTTAGCCGTTGGATTTGCTACTTTTTTAATCGTAATAGGTTTTAAGAAACTATTTAAAAAGAAAACTAAACACACAGACTAA
- a CDS encoding PQQ-dependent sugar dehydrogenase, translating into MKNYTLFFALILFNALSAQTPITSGPDWTVTNITGNSALDRPNTMLFGPDNYLWITERQGKVVSKVDPTTGTKTEMLNLSSKVYQSKSQNGLMGMTIHPDLYANINTNTNNYVYLLYTYDANSGSGVDDRFRIERYNYDASTGKLDSASAFTVIEGIEASTDHTSGKIVIGADLKIYWTIGDFAANRGGNACNEIRSQYLPTSPTDYSDYKGKIFRLNLDGSIPDDNPVLEGVKSYVYAYGFRNAQGLVVGSNGKIYSSEHGDKTDDELNIIESGKNYGWPLIAGYNDDMGYAYCNWSNYPSECGSYSNIIADCPESPIEESTSAANMPNFMPPIGTYNSTLATEPTAGSSSGWPTVAPSSIDIYEAGKIPGWDTSLLIPTLKAGIIFRTKLNSDGSALEDGSYEEFHSSGDRFRDVAIDANGLIIYTITDAGAVIKLEFVGEPLSTSTVLKNTLSLYPNPANTKTTISLGTSFKGDVNLLQVFDVNGKVIKSIKTSEKQYILDTSNFTNGIYFLKVSNNKNTVLATKKLVVKH; encoded by the coding sequence ATGAAAAATTACACCCTGTTTTTTGCATTAATTTTGTTTAATGCCCTATCGGCACAAACCCCAATAACATCTGGTCCTGACTGGACGGTAACCAACATCACCGGGAACAGTGCATTAGACCGCCCCAATACGATGCTGTTCGGCCCAGATAATTATTTGTGGATTACAGAGCGCCAAGGAAAAGTTGTGTCGAAAGTAGACCCAACAACAGGAACGAAAACTGAAATGTTAAACCTCTCAAGTAAAGTATATCAATCGAAAAGCCAAAACGGTTTAATGGGAATGACGATACATCCAGATTTGTATGCCAATATAAATACCAATACCAATAACTATGTGTATTTGCTTTACACTTACGACGCCAATTCAGGCTCTGGAGTAGATGATAGGTTTAGAATAGAACGTTACAATTATGACGCTTCAACGGGTAAGCTCGATAGCGCTAGTGCATTCACGGTTATTGAAGGTATCGAAGCAAGTACGGACCATACTTCAGGAAAAATTGTTATCGGTGCAGACTTGAAAATCTATTGGACCATTGGTGATTTTGCTGCAAATAGAGGTGGCAATGCCTGCAATGAAATTCGTTCACAATATTTACCAACGAGCCCAACAGATTATTCTGATTATAAAGGTAAGATTTTCCGTTTGAATTTGGATGGAAGTATTCCAGACGATAATCCCGTTTTAGAAGGTGTAAAAAGTTATGTTTATGCTTACGGTTTTAGAAATGCCCAAGGATTGGTTGTAGGGTCTAACGGTAAGATATATTCTTCTGAACATGGTGACAAAACCGATGACGAGCTCAATATTATCGAATCTGGTAAAAATTATGGTTGGCCGCTTATCGCGGGCTATAATGATGATATGGGCTATGCGTACTGCAATTGGTCTAACTATCCATCTGAATGCGGTTCATATAGCAATATAATAGCAGATTGCCCAGAATCGCCAATTGAAGAATCGACATCAGCAGCCAATATGCCCAATTTTATGCCGCCAATAGGGACTTACAATAGTACCTTGGCCACAGAGCCAACGGCAGGTAGTTCTTCAGGGTGGCCTACGGTGGCCCCGTCTAGTATTGATATTTATGAGGCTGGAAAAATTCCAGGTTGGGACACATCTCTTTTAATACCAACATTGAAAGCTGGTATTATTTTTAGAACAAAATTAAATTCAGATGGTTCGGCATTAGAAGACGGTTCATACGAAGAATTTCACTCATCAGGCGATCGCTTTAGAGATGTGGCCATTGATGCCAATGGTTTAATTATTTATACTATTACCGATGCAGGAGCCGTTATAAAACTGGAGTTTGTGGGCGAGCCTTTAAGTACTTCAACGGTTTTGAAAAATACATTGTCTTTATATCCCAATCCTGCAAATACTAAAACAACCATTAGTTTAGGGACTAGTTTTAAGGGCGACGTCAATTTGCTACAGGTTTTCGATGTTAATGGAAAAGTGATAAAATCAATTAAAACTTCCGAAAAGCAGTATATTCTTGATACGTCTAATTTTACCAATGGCATTTATTTTTTAAAAGTTTCAAACAATAAGAATACGGTTTTGGCGACAAAAAAGTTAGTTGTTAAGCATTAA
- the lptB gene encoding LPS export ABC transporter ATP-binding protein yields MILEAKNLMKSYSGRKVVKDVSLKVEQGEIVGLLGPNGAGKTTSFYMIVGLIKPNGGHIFLDKTEITKYPMYKRAQNGIGYLAQEASVFRKLSIEDNILSVLQLTKLSKKEQLHKMESLIEEFGLGHIRKNRGDLLSGGERRRTEIARALATDPSFILLDEPFAGVDPVAVEDIQRIVAQLTKKNIGILITDHNVQETLAITDRTYLMFEGSILKAGEPEELANDQMVRKVYLGQNFELRKKKIRD; encoded by the coding sequence ATGATTTTAGAGGCCAAAAATTTAATGAAGTCCTATAGCGGACGAAAGGTAGTAAAAGATGTTTCGCTTAAAGTTGAACAAGGGGAGATTGTTGGACTTTTAGGCCCAAATGGTGCTGGAAAAACCACGTCGTTTTATATGATCGTGGGGTTGATAAAGCCCAATGGCGGCCATATATTCTTAGACAAAACCGAAATCACCAAATACCCGATGTATAAGCGTGCCCAAAACGGTATTGGCTACTTGGCTCAAGAAGCTTCGGTATTTAGAAAGCTAAGTATTGAAGACAATATTTTAAGCGTGTTACAGCTTACCAAACTCAGTAAAAAAGAACAACTTCATAAAATGGAATCGTTAATTGAAGAGTTTGGTTTAGGCCATATACGCAAAAACCGTGGAGATTTATTATCGGGAGGTGAACGTCGCCGAACCGAAATTGCAAGGGCCTTGGCCACCGACCCCAGTTTTATACTTCTAGATGAACCTTTTGCAGGGGTTGACCCTGTTGCAGTTGAAGATATTCAACGTATTGTGGCGCAACTTACCAAAAAGAATATTGGCATTTTAATTACCGACCACAACGTACAAGAAACTTTGGCCATTACCGATAGAACATACCTAATGTTTGAAGGCAGCATTCTTAAGGCCGGCGAGCCAGAAGAACTAGCCAACGACCAAATGGTACGTAAAGTATATCTCGGACAGAATTTCGAACTTCGTAAAAAGAAAATAAGGGATTAA